The Hymenobacter sp. 5317J-9 genome has a window encoding:
- a CDS encoding DUF1572 family protein, whose amino-acid sequence MATSLAPDALGPAVLATVRHGYQSSKSLADRALAQISAAEWLQCPAPGSNSAAVIVQHMAGNLRSRFTDFFTSDGEKPNRRRDQEFEEPTAVAAIAPLQGEWEAAWRVLFDLLDRLQPADLLRTVTIRGEAHTVLAALQRQLTHYAYHTGQLVQLAKGLRGEAFKSLSIPRGQSEQFNQQMTQQH is encoded by the coding sequence ATGGCTACTTCACTTGCTCCCGACGCGTTGGGCCCGGCCGTATTGGCCACCGTGCGCCACGGCTATCAGTCCTCCAAAAGCCTGGCCGACCGGGCCTTGGCCCAAATTTCCGCCGCCGAATGGTTGCAGTGCCCCGCGCCCGGCTCCAACAGCGCCGCCGTCATTGTGCAACATATGGCCGGCAACCTGCGCTCACGCTTCACTGATTTCTTTACCTCCGACGGCGAAAAACCGAACCGCCGGCGCGACCAGGAGTTTGAAGAGCCCACCGCCGTGGCGGCCATTGCCCCGCTGCAAGGCGAGTGGGAAGCCGCTTGGCGCGTCCTCTTCGACCTTCTGGACCGCCTGCAGCCCGCCGACCTGCTGCGCACCGTCACCATTCGGGGCGAGGCGCACACGGTGCTGGCGGCCCTGCAGCGGCAACTCACCCACTACGCCTACCACACCGGCCAGCTGGTGCAACTGGCCAAGGGCCTGCGCGGCGAGGCGTTCAAGTCGCTGAGCATCCCGCGCGGGCAAAGCGAACAATTTAATCAGCAAATGACCCAACAGCATTGA
- a CDS encoding 2'-5' RNA ligase family protein, translating into MLAITSLLSPPHVLRINAIIKSLEEKFGLDDVQATLDPHLTYQLAGVKKLSSLKKVLAEVAATTEPFPAFTTGLGVFPGERPVIYIPVLRSDALNALHRRIREVTAPLCLRTDKFSGPDCWLPHISLALHDTTADLLGPVLAYLNQETYNLKIIIDNLAILRQDGELFVREEVFKMGAKVPA; encoded by the coding sequence ATGCTTGCCATTACTTCCCTGCTCAGTCCGCCGCACGTATTGCGCATCAACGCCATCATCAAAAGCCTGGAAGAAAAGTTCGGCCTCGACGACGTGCAGGCCACCCTCGACCCGCACCTGACCTATCAGCTGGCCGGCGTCAAAAAGCTCAGCTCGCTGAAGAAAGTGCTGGCCGAAGTGGCCGCCACCACCGAGCCGTTTCCGGCCTTCACCACCGGCCTGGGCGTGTTTCCGGGCGAGCGGCCGGTCATCTACATCCCCGTGCTGCGCTCCGACGCCCTCAATGCGCTGCACCGCCGCATCCGCGAAGTCACCGCGCCGCTCTGCCTGCGCACCGATAAGTTCAGCGGGCCCGACTGCTGGCTGCCGCACATCTCGCTGGCCCTGCACGACACCACCGCCGACCTGCTGGGTCCCGTGCTGGCCTACCTCAACCAGGAAACCTACAACCTCAAAATCATCATCGACAACCTCGCCATCCTGCGGCAGGATGGCGAGCTGTTTGTGCGCGAGGAAGTATTTAAAATGGGGGCGAAGGTGCCGGCGTAG
- a CDS encoding DNA-3-methyladenine glycosylase 2 family protein: protein MLNQAAIEYLTAADPLLGQLIARGREIHPRPHEDLYLALLRAIVSQQISTKAAAAIWKRFQSLFPPEGYPEPREVLALSEDELRAVGLSRQKAGYLKAIAEYNERGLLDYDHLTGLSEEAFTQHLTAIRGVGRWTAQMLQMFALDQPDVFSEGDLGVQNAMRKLYGLEETGRALQKRMLAIAEAWRPYRTLACKYLWQSLDNGTQTPPTVE, encoded by the coding sequence ATGCTCAACCAAGCCGCCATCGAATACCTCACCGCTGCCGACCCCTTGCTGGGCCAGCTAATTGCCCGGGGCCGCGAAATTCACCCGCGCCCCCACGAAGACCTGTACCTGGCCCTGCTGCGCGCCATCGTGAGCCAGCAGATTTCGACCAAGGCGGCGGCGGCCATCTGGAAGCGGTTCCAATCCCTGTTTCCGCCCGAGGGCTACCCCGAGCCGCGCGAAGTGCTGGCCCTATCTGAAGACGAGCTGCGCGCCGTGGGCCTCTCGCGCCAGAAAGCCGGCTACCTCAAGGCCATTGCCGAGTACAACGAGCGGGGCCTGCTCGACTACGACCACCTCACCGGACTATCGGAGGAAGCCTTCACGCAGCACCTCACCGCCATTCGGGGCGTGGGCCGCTGGACGGCCCAGATGCTGCAAATGTTTGCCCTCGACCAGCCCGACGTTTTCTCCGAAGGCGACCTCGGCGTGCAGAACGCCATGCGCAAGCTCTACGGCCTGGAAGAAACCGGCCGCGCCCTGCAAAAGCGCATGCTGGCCATTGCCGAAGCCTGGCGCCCCTACCGCACGCTGGCCTGCAAATACCTCTGGCAAAGCCTCGACAACGGCACGCAGACTCCGCCCACGGTGGAGTAA
- a CDS encoding metallophosphoesterase — protein sequence MNLFIIGDVHGCYHTFRELLTRWDPATEHLIQVGDLVDRGAFIPETVEAARRLSEQYPDSTTFLMGNHEHALLHHFGPDGPYPGWLHWGGDSTTDQYRTRPDLLAHHLLWLEQRPLFWENDHVLVSHAGISTSDQAYNPDSSDGLLWTRTPLRRLPQLQVVGHTPMTKGEPKFDKATNSLYIDTGAVFGGNLTGLRLTPTGRPLDIILIPVHIEDLLE from the coding sequence ATGAATCTGTTCATCATCGGCGACGTGCACGGGTGCTACCACACCTTTCGGGAACTGCTCACGCGCTGGGACCCGGCCACCGAGCACCTCATTCAGGTGGGCGACCTGGTGGACCGCGGCGCCTTCATACCCGAAACCGTGGAGGCCGCCCGCCGACTAAGCGAACAGTACCCCGATTCGACCACCTTCCTCATGGGCAACCACGAGCATGCCCTGCTGCACCATTTTGGCCCCGATGGCCCCTACCCCGGCTGGCTGCACTGGGGCGGCGACAGCACTACCGACCAATACCGTACCCGCCCCGACCTGCTGGCCCATCACCTGCTCTGGTTGGAACAGCGCCCCCTTTTTTGGGAAAACGACCACGTGCTGGTGAGCCACGCCGGCATCAGCACTTCCGACCAGGCCTACAACCCCGACAGCTCCGACGGACTGCTGTGGACCCGCACGCCGCTCCGGCGCCTGCCGCAGCTGCAGGTGGTGGGCCACACCCCCATGACCAAGGGCGAGCCGAAATTCGACAAAGCCACCAACAGCCTCTACATTGACACCGGCGCCGTGTTCGGCGGCAACCTAACGGGGCTGCGCCTCACGCCTACCGGCCGGCCGCTCGACATCATTCTGATTCCTGTTCACATCGAAGACTTACTAGAGTAG